Proteins from one Selenomonadales bacterium genomic window:
- a CDS encoding Uma2 family endonuclease → MVDNSLITAHMLARELNLSVETIWRYTREQRIPFIELSGRQYRYRLSEVVNALSSEVHERATEYAGDLPKKLTYADYCSLPEEPGVRFEVLDGFLVKEPSATVLHQRVSRRLQRMLEDYFLATDPAGEVFNAPLDLTLGNYTVVQPDIFYVSSRQREQVLHARVDGAPTLVVEILSPSSGRKDRLQKMRIYQSAGVVHYWIVDPEEKTMECFSLTDGVYALVVGGMDDEELVHPSLPKLKLALAALWRRPPD, encoded by the coding sequence ATGGTCGATAATAGTTTGATCACCGCGCACATGTTGGCGAGGGAGCTTAATCTGTCGGTTGAGACTATCTGGCGCTACACGCGGGAGCAGAGGATTCCATTCATTGAGCTTAGTGGCAGGCAGTACCGATACCGATTGTCTGAAGTTGTCAACGCGTTAAGCAGCGAGGTTCATGAGCGGGCTACGGAATACGCAGGAGACTTACCTAAGAAATTGACGTACGCAGACTATTGCTCACTACCCGAAGAGCCGGGAGTTCGCTTTGAGGTGCTCGACGGCTTCTTGGTGAAAGAGCCATCTGCTACCGTGTTGCACCAACGCGTGTCGCGTCGCCTGCAACGCATGTTAGAGGACTATTTCCTAGCGACAGATCCGGCGGGCGAGGTGTTTAATGCTCCGCTAGACCTCACGCTTGGCAATTATACAGTAGTTCAGCCAGACATCTTCTATGTGTCTTCACGGCAGCGGGAGCAGGTCTTGCACGCGCGGGTCGACGGCGCACCAACCCTGGTTGTAGAAATTCTGTCGCCATCTAGTGGGCGCAAGGACCGGCTCCAAAAGATGCGCATCTACCAAAGCGCGGGTGTAGTGCATTATTGGATTGTTGACCCCGAAGAAAAGACCATGGAATGCTTTAGTCTAACTGACGGGGTCTACGCACTTGTCGTCGGCGGTATGGATGACGAAGAACTAGTGCATCCAAGCTTGCCGAAGCTAAAGCTCGCGCTCGCGGCACTATGGCGTCGCCCGCCAGATTGA
- a CDS encoding TetR/AcrR family transcriptional regulator → MGTASTFGNLDPSKQAIIRNACLREFARAGYSGASTNVMCSEAGIAKGLLFYYFGSKKGLFLYLTEHCTQVLNDSFLHGLELKRETIFDRIVTLTLRKWALTDQHPLEYGFLAQQLCDCPPDVEQKIAAMKKVNVERYLQILVQNIDFSDLRPDLDPAKAIDIVLFVVEGFRARNIEKYRSNPRPLSELHYEIIIELRKYLDLCRTGLCR, encoded by the coding sequence GTGGGTACAGCGAGCACATTCGGTAACCTCGACCCGAGCAAGCAAGCAATAATTCGCAACGCCTGCCTTAGGGAGTTCGCGCGTGCGGGTTACAGCGGTGCATCGACAAATGTTATGTGCAGTGAGGCCGGCATAGCCAAAGGATTACTTTTTTACTACTTTGGCAGCAAGAAGGGTCTATTTCTTTACCTCACAGAGCACTGCACGCAAGTCCTCAACGATAGTTTCTTGCACGGGCTTGAACTGAAGCGTGAAACAATCTTCGACCGCATAGTTACCCTTACCTTGCGGAAGTGGGCCTTGACGGACCAACATCCCCTCGAATACGGCTTTTTGGCACAGCAGCTGTGTGACTGTCCCCCAGACGTCGAGCAAAAAATCGCAGCGATGAAGAAGGTGAACGTGGAAAGATATCTGCAAATCCTAGTGCAGAACATCGACTTCTCTGATCTGCGGCCAGACCTTGATCCTGCCAAAGCTATCGACATAGTGCTCTTTGTCGTCGAAGGTTTTAGGGCTAGAAACATCGAGAAATACCGGTCTAATCCGCGCCCGCTAAGCGAGCTTCACTACGAGATAATTATCGAGCTGCGAAAGTATCTTGATTTGTGTCGCACGGGGCTATGTCGCTAA
- a CDS encoding GNAT family N-acetyltransferase, which translates to MLTFVRITEKSLAVFICRHLWRHNFVRRTSNDILRSPHYAIYEENTLVGWIGYRRVGKRRYEIKHLTVLPEARQHGIGRAAVTYVVKLLRERGADSCHAYIRPINIPSIRLFFGQGFRWTKGSRMRKYTLYLCLPAPSAAQSGGRRHSAASASFSFGKLGCTSSSSSIPPTTSA; encoded by the coding sequence TTGTTGACGTTTGTCCGAATCACCGAGAAAAGTCTGGCTGTGTTTATCTGCCGACATTTGTGGCGCCATAACTTCGTTCGACGCACTTCCAATGATATTCTGCGCTCGCCGCACTACGCCATATATGAGGAAAACACCCTCGTGGGGTGGATTGGCTACAGGAGGGTCGGTAAAAGGCGATATGAGATAAAGCATTTAACAGTCCTGCCGGAAGCGCGACAGCACGGAATCGGGAGAGCCGCTGTTACTTACGTCGTCAAGCTGTTACGGGAAAGAGGGGCCGATAGCTGTCATGCCTACATTCGCCCCATCAATATCCCCTCAATTAGGCTTTTCTTTGGACAAGGCTTCCGGTGGACCAAGGGAAGCCGCATGCGGAAATACACTCTTTATCTGTGCCTGCCTGCCCCCTCTGCCGCTCAATCTGGCGGGCGACGCCATAGTGCCGCGAGCGCGAGCTTTAGCTTCGGCAAGCTTGGATGCACTAGTTCTTCGTCATCCATACCGCCGACGACAAGTGCGTAG
- a CDS encoding ABC transporter permease: MRNLTALLGIMRNEMLLQLKTKLFVMSLINSILVVILWGYLAGLQAQPMNHLKVGVVEGSPIAQTMLSSGKVAAVVFPDADAAKAAVLEGRIIAMVYAPAGTERITVLLDDTQGAAARAALANITTTVLDTLQGGQNAYGTAFAIEEAWGLGMNDPTYLLRLLGSGLAAMVVLSNAFVFSGFTLIAEKTSGTIYFLALAPISRLWVVLGKLVANTLLILASTIMTVLIAVYLFGITPTGSLWLLVLAALLTGVGLMGLCYAISAYVKDERTFRIVAGLPLMMPMMFLSGIMYPVAIFPTWLQSLSELFPLAWMMEVSHAVFFKGGGFADVWQPLALLAAFAATMVLWGGVAVSRLMRVQ; encoded by the coding sequence GTGAGGAACTTGACAGCACTCCTAGGAATCATGCGCAATGAGATGCTGCTGCAACTAAAGACCAAGCTGTTTGTGATGTCACTCATAAACTCCATTCTAGTCGTGATTCTGTGGGGTTACTTGGCTGGCCTTCAGGCGCAACCCATGAACCATCTGAAGGTTGGCGTCGTCGAAGGGAGCCCTATCGCCCAAACCATGCTTTCCTCAGGGAAAGTAGCAGCCGTAGTATTCCCCGACGCAGACGCAGCAAAGGCGGCTGTCTTAGAGGGTAGAATTATAGCGATGGTATATGCTCCTGCAGGCACAGAAAGGATAACGGTGCTGCTTGACGACACGCAAGGGGCGGCAGCGCGCGCAGCACTCGCGAACATCACCACTACAGTGCTTGACACCTTACAGGGCGGGCAAAACGCTTACGGCACAGCCTTCGCTATAGAGGAGGCATGGGGTCTTGGCATGAATGACCCGACTTATCTGTTGCGTCTGCTTGGGTCGGGACTAGCGGCGATGGTAGTATTGTCAAACGCCTTTGTGTTCAGCGGATTTACTTTAATCGCGGAGAAGACGTCCGGTACTATCTATTTTCTGGCGTTAGCCCCGATTAGCCGCCTCTGGGTCGTGTTAGGCAAACTTGTAGCTAACACCCTCCTGATTTTGGCGTCAACTATCATGACGGTTCTCATTGCGGTCTACCTTTTTGGCATCACTCCCACTGGCTCGCTCTGGCTCCTCGTGCTAGCGGCACTTCTTACCGGTGTTGGTCTGATGGGCCTCTGTTACGCCATCAGCGCTTACGTTAAAGACGAACGCACTTTTCGGATTGTGGCGGGCCTGCCGTTAATGATGCCGATGATGTTTCTCTCAGGCATTATGTACCCAGTGGCGATTTTCCCCACGTGGCTACAATCCCTTAGCGAGCTGTTTCCGCTCGCTTGGATGATGGAGGTTTCACACGCTGTGTTCTTCAAGGGCGGCGGTTTCGCCGATGTTTGGCAGCCTCTGGCCCTGTTGGCGGCATTCGCGGCGACCATGGTGCTGTGGGGCGGGGTCGCGGTCTCTAGGTTAATGCGCGTTCAGTAG